Proteins from a single region of Festucalex cinctus isolate MCC-2025b chromosome 19, RoL_Fcin_1.0, whole genome shotgun sequence:
- the tuft1b gene encoding tuftelin 1b isoform X2, whose amino-acid sequence MFDARSRRQPLSGGNRKTDDDHRPSMSTDSSVALVPPRNPDEQDAAAQLVTPAEESVEVIKVYLDDVPETADSVRMLTDEVSQIQEVRYCLKTLREQMAARQNSNIKKYATNGYRVNNMPNNLTPVTNGNIYNYTDHDDVDDNHVQYLREETKRLYAQMKDMESRHREERERLQMESDEQRALLDAQSERLQRAETESAERGRRVEELQRLLGNMEAESGLLRDKMAAGEAELLRLQADNGEGKEKEDRCGQLETEVAVLKEKIHHLDDMLKSQQRKVRHMIEQLQNSRTVLQERDRAIGDLEEKVAFLEAENRELHDHMEHFLAGRDPPPLKSAENKPVVIYSKPLMPSTHSNKSLPFIKVIEIKS is encoded by the exons GACAGCAGCGTCGCACTGGTGCCGCCGAGGAATCCGGACGAGCAGGACGCCGCGGCCCAGCTCGTCACTCCCGCAGAGGAAAGCGTGGAAGTCATCAAA GTGTACCTGGACGACGTGCCCGAGACGGCGGACAGCGTCAGGATGTTGACGGACGAGGTGTCGCAGATACAAGAG GTGAGGTACTGTCTGAAGACCCTGAGAGAGCAGATGGCGGCCAGACAAAATAGTAACATCAAGAAG TATGCCACCAATGGCTACAGAGTCAACAACATGCCCAACAACCTGACACCCGTCACCAACGGCAACATTTACAACTACACTGACCATGAC GATGTCGACGATAATCATGTGCAGTACTTGAGGGAAGAAACCAAGCGCCTCTACGCTCAAATGAAAGACATGGAGAGTCGGCATCGGGAGGAGAGAGAGCGGCTGCAA ATGGAGTCGGATGAGCAACGGGCGCTTTTGGATGCGCAGTCGGAGCGTCTCCAGCGGGCGGAGACGGAGTCGGCGGAGCGAGGCCGGCGAGTGGAGGAGCTGCAAAGGCTGCTGGGTAACATGGAAGCCGAGAGCGGCCTCCTCcgggacaaaatggccgccggcgAGGCCGAGCTACTGCGGCTTCAGGCGGACAACGGCGAAGGAAAGGAGAAAGAGGACAG ATGTGGGCAGTTGGAGACGGAGGTGGCCGTTCTGAAGGAGAAGATCCACCACCTGGATGATATGCTGAAAAGTCAACAAAGGAAAGTGCGACACATGATTGAAcag CTGCAGAACTCCCGCACAGTCCTCCAAGAGCGAGACCGAGCCATCGGGGACTTGGAGGAGAAGGTGGCCTTCCTGGAAGCCGAG AACCGAGAGTTGCATGACCACATGGAACACTTCCTGGCAGGACGGGACCCACCACCCCTCAAGAGTGCCGAGAATAAGCCAGTCGTCATCTACAG CAAACCTCTGATGCCGTCCACACACAGCAACAAGTCCCTCCCCTTCATCAAAGTCATCGAGATCAAGTCGTGA
- the tuft1b gene encoding tuftelin 1b isoform X3, with product MLTDEVSQIQEVRYCLKTLREQMAARQNSNIKKYATNGYRVNNMPNNLTPVTNGNIYNYTDHDDVDDNHVQYLREETKRLYAQMKDMESRHREERERLQMESDEQRALLDAQSERLQRAETESAERGRRVEELQRLLGNMEAESGLLRDKMAAGEAELLRLQADNGEGKEKEDRCGQLETEVAVLKEKIHHLDDMLKSQQRKVRHMIEQLQNSRTVLQERDRAIGDLEEKVAFLEAENRELHDHMEHFLAGRDPPPLKSAENKPVVIYSKPLMPSTHSNKSLPFIKVIEIKS from the exons ATGTTGACGGACGAGGTGTCGCAGATACAAGAG GTGAGGTACTGTCTGAAGACCCTGAGAGAGCAGATGGCGGCCAGACAAAATAGTAACATCAAGAAG TATGCCACCAATGGCTACAGAGTCAACAACATGCCCAACAACCTGACACCCGTCACCAACGGCAACATTTACAACTACACTGACCATGAC GATGTCGACGATAATCATGTGCAGTACTTGAGGGAAGAAACCAAGCGCCTCTACGCTCAAATGAAAGACATGGAGAGTCGGCATCGGGAGGAGAGAGAGCGGCTGCAA ATGGAGTCGGATGAGCAACGGGCGCTTTTGGATGCGCAGTCGGAGCGTCTCCAGCGGGCGGAGACGGAGTCGGCGGAGCGAGGCCGGCGAGTGGAGGAGCTGCAAAGGCTGCTGGGTAACATGGAAGCCGAGAGCGGCCTCCTCcgggacaaaatggccgccggcgAGGCCGAGCTACTGCGGCTTCAGGCGGACAACGGCGAAGGAAAGGAGAAAGAGGACAG ATGTGGGCAGTTGGAGACGGAGGTGGCCGTTCTGAAGGAGAAGATCCACCACCTGGATGATATGCTGAAAAGTCAACAAAGGAAAGTGCGACACATGATTGAAcag CTGCAGAACTCCCGCACAGTCCTCCAAGAGCGAGACCGAGCCATCGGGGACTTGGAGGAGAAGGTGGCCTTCCTGGAAGCCGAG AACCGAGAGTTGCATGACCACATGGAACACTTCCTGGCAGGACGGGACCCACCACCCCTCAAGAGTGCCGAGAATAAGCCAGTCGTCATCTACAG CAAACCTCTGATGCCGTCCACACACAGCAACAAGTCCCTCCCCTTCATCAAAGTCATCGAGATCAAGTCGTGA
- the LOC144007427 gene encoding protein C1orf43 homolog has product MADSPPLSGVNVVLVMAYGSLVFVLLFIFVKRQIMRFAMRSRRGPHAPIGHNAPKGLREQIDSRLSQVHEIRFEPRLLPENDARLRRGSQLSCYNYLYRMKTLDAIRDSDIPLEEMCNSPSAFTGRSFRSWLLELRNSHSLIKSSRGALIDRLLEGYDSARHGTGVFGEAEFLEYQQALNELADVVKAYWSSSNVEQQHQSAAKGLTGSPARNAPSTIQVTYLPSTGPRSKRPKHFLELKSFKDNYNTLESTL; this is encoded by the exons ATGGCAGACTCGCCGCCGCTGTCTGGGGTTAATGTGGTTTTGGTGATGGCGTATGGCAGCTTG GTGTTCGTGCTGCTCTTCATCTTCGTCAAAAGGCAAATTATGCGTTTCGCCATGCGATCCCGACGCGGTCCGCATGCACCCATCGGCCACAATGCTCCAAAG GGTCTGCGGGAGCAGATCGACTCCCGGTTGTCTCAAGTTCACGAGATCCGGTTCGAACCCCGTCTCTTGCCCGAAAATGATGCCAGGCTCAGGCGTGGGTCACAGCTGA GTTGCTATAACTACCTGTACAGGATGAAAACCCTGGATGCTATTCGGGACTCTG ACATCCCTCTGGAGGAGATGTGCAACAGTCCCAGCGCCTTCACGGGCCGAAGCTTTCGGAGCTGGCTGCTGGAGCTGCGTAACTCGCACTCGCTGATCAAAAGCAGCCGCGGCGCGCTCATCGACCGTCTGCTGGAGGGCTACGACAGCGCCCGCCACGGCACCGGG GTGTTTGGAGAAGCAGAATTTCTGGAATATCAGCAGGCGCTAAACGAATTAGCAGATGT TGTGAAGGCGTACTGGAGCAGCAGCAATGTCGAGCAGCAGCATCAGTCTGCGGCCAAGGGACTGACGGGTTCTCCGGCCCGCAACGCTCCGTCCACCATTCAGGTCACCTACCTGCCGTCGACCGGCCCGCGCAGCAAGAGGCCCAAACATTTCTTGGAGCTCAAGAGTTTCAAAGACAACTACAATACGCTGGAGAGCACTTTGTGA